The Anguilla rostrata isolate EN2019 chromosome 18, ASM1855537v3, whole genome shotgun sequence genome has a window encoding:
- the LOC135245232 gene encoding neuronal PAS domain-containing protein 4-like, with protein MTREGKLIHVSENVLEYLGYSMVDVLQGDTFYDMVDSADVQVVRSHLEAASIRRTERAFVCRMHTSKPFRLRQDGSGCSMLVRGRFQTTPKSSQAPSDLRQTFIALCTPTVDRLHDGDAHSMLGHFESVHWLDMTFRRMSDSVLFHLGYPEEELIGQSWYGLLHPDDLSIGEAAHRRLQQEDKGVTVEMVLRLQHKDLSWVWLYVRAARDSGTCRQEVSCTNYVISEVEASFLRQKTSAAVPGVLSRSPPDLPLSLGSTSPPGRGEGGSRCSKRQREAAGLGEEPWAKRGAVPFTEHTNHTWDTNAPTSLRDFPTTPPISPNSAHSTTTPPISPDSTHSPTTPPISPDSAHSPILTESQSTDFLCSYAEDFLPPQGSSHHFSPPQLLQMVSDTPFCPSSLDVACSQSPESCYDFPACSTNARLVPDFLSETTSDMAFHPEDFSLPAYPPEHPPGGASPFLPVHSTALLTPDPSPTTESPFLYSQEEQVEIGILAQQISSLANSFRMYHSQSPAHSLNPALSPTLTPALSPTLTPALNPTLSPTLTPALSPTLNPVLCPTLNPSLNLTLNPALNPTFNPALSPTLNPSLSLALNPAHILNPTISPALSSTLNLALSPTPIPALSPTLSPTLSPILSPTLSLPSAYSKASSPSPPSQQTSLKPELILDEDVIDCILKHLDQVPGREATPYSRPTSTCPLGPPCVLEVLEAQGPVVFITAQEDKLLTPPTLDPCTLTSGCHGNSNELYQLSQYPCSSLQQGN; from the exons ATGACCAGGGAAGGGAAGCTCATTCATGTGTCTGAGAATGTGCTGGAATATCTGGGCTACTCAATG GTGGATGTGCTTCAAGGGGACACCTTCTATGACATGGTGGACAGTGCAGACGTGCAGGTAGTCAGGTCCCATCTGGAGGCAGCTAGTATCCGAAGAACAG agagagCGTTCGTGTGTCGGATGCACACCTCCAAGCCTTTCCGGCTCAGACAGGATGGCAGTGGCTGCTCCATGCTGGTGCGGGGGCGTTTCCAGACCACCCCAAAATCATCTCAGGCCCCCTCTGACCTGAGGCAGACCTTCATCGCGCTGTGCACGCCAACTGTCGATCGGCTGCATGACGGCGATGCCCATAGCATGCTGGGACACTTCGAGAGCGTCCACTGGCTGGACATGACCTTCCGCCGAATGTCTGACAG TGTCCTGTTTCATCTGGGGTACCCTGAAGAGGAGCTGATTGGTCAGTCCTGGTACGGACTGCTCCATCCGGATGACCTCAGTATCGGTGAAGCTGCACACAGGAGACTGC AGCAGGAAGATAAGGGTGTCACTGTGGAGATGGTGCTGAGGCTGCAGCATAAGGATCTCTCCTGGGTGTGGTTGTATGTCCGAGCAGCAAGGGATTCTGGGACTTGTAGGCAGGAAGTGAGCTGCACAAACTACGTCATCAG TGAGGTGGAGGCCAGCTTCCTCAGACAGAAGACCAGTGCTGCTGTCCCAGGAGTGCTGAGTCGGTCTCCCCCAGACCTGCCCCTGTCGCTGGGTTCTACCAGCCCcccggggcggggcgagggtgGCAGCAGGTGCAgtaaaagacagagagaagcagccGGTTTGGGGGAGGAGCCCTGGGCTAAGAGGGGCGCTGTGCCTTTCACAGAGCACACCAATCACACCTGGGATACCAACGCTCCTACATCGCTGAGAGACttccccacaaccccacccatCAGCCCTAACTCCGCCCACTCCACCACGACTCCACCCATCAGCCCTgactccacccactcccccacaaccccacccatcagccctgactccgcccactcccCCATCCTGACTGAGAGCCAGAGCACTGACTTTTTATGCAGCTACGCTGAGGACTTCCTGCCTCCCCAGGGAAGCTCGCACCacttctctcctcctcagttGCTCCAGATGGTCTCAGATACGCCGTTCTGTCCGAGCAGCCTGGACGTGGCATGTTCCCAGTCCCCAGAGTCCTGCTatgatttcccagcatgctccactAATGCGCGACTGGTCCCTGACTTCCTGTCCGAAACCACGTCTGATATGGCTTTCCATCCTGAGGATTTCAGCCTTCCTGCGTATCCTCCAGAACATCCTCCAGGGGGCGCTAGTCCCTTCTTGCCtgtgcacagcacagccctgctgacccctgacccctcccccaccacagaGAGCCCCTTCCTGTACAGccaggaggagcaggtggagaTTGGCATCCTCGCCCAGCAGATCTCCTCCCTGGCCAACAGTTTCCGTATGTATCACAGCCAGAGCCCTGCCCACAGCCTAAACCCTGCCCTaagccccaccctcacccctgccctaagccccaccctcacccctgccctcaaccccaccctcagccccaccctcaccccagcCTTAAGCCCCACCCTCAACCCTGTCCTATGTCCTACCCTCAACCCTTCTCTAAATCTCACCCTCAACCCTGCCCTAAATCCCACCTTCAACCCTGCCCTAAGCCCCACCCTCAACCCTTCTCTAAGTCTCGCCCTCAACCCTGCCCACATCCTAAACCCCACCATAAGCCCCGCCCTCAGCTCCACTTTAAACCTTGCACTAAGtcccacccccatccctgccCTAAGTCCCACCCTCAGCCCGACCCTAAGCCCCATCCTCAGCCCCACCCTCAGCCTGCCCTCTGCATACTCCAAGGCCTCTTCCCCATCCCCACCTTCCCAGCAGACCTCGCTCAAACCCGAGCTCATCCTGGATGAGGACGTCATCGATTGCATCCTGAAGCACCTGGACCAGGTCCCGGGCAGGGAAGCTACGCCTTACTCCAGACCCACTTCCACCTGCCCCCTGGGGCCCCCCTGTGTGCTGGAGGTCCTGGAAGCGCAGGGTCCAGTGGTCTTCATCACTGCCCAGGAGGACAAGCtcctcacaccccccacacTGGATCCATGCACCCTGACCTCAGGGTGTCATGGCAACAGCAATGAGTTGTATCAACTCAGCCAGTATCCATGCAGTAGCCTCCAGCAAGGTAATTAA